The DNA segment gaattgtaacatctcgagttgtgatatattgaaaagtttaaaagaattgatttggctacctatgttaCCGAAATTGACTTATTTTTTCCGTCACATGTCCGTTTAGAACTCCAtggttaagcgtgcttgggctggAGTAGTGAAAGGATGTGTGACCTTTCGaaaagtgattcgcgataccgtgcCAGTGAAACCAAAATACAGAGTAAAGTCATGGGGTGACTACAGAGCCAGTAAACATGACTTTCGAGTCTCGGAAGAATTAATGCACCGCTCGTGGGATAGAATGGGACCCACGAGTTGAGTAAGAGGACGTGGGTGATCCATTAGCCGTGAGCGAGTCGGACGTTACACTAACGCTCTCAACGTCTCACCAGACGGATTCACCTCAATCTCCGgcaactatttaaaaaaaaaaattcttcgctGATCGAGATATCGTTCGCTCAAAGTCGGAGAGTTGTTGTATTCACACATCAGGCCACTAAATCCTAAGTTCGTGGTTATAAAATttgttggtttggttttggctcAAGTGTTGAGGATTTCAAGTTGGTTTACCGGGGTCCGTCTTTTGCGATTAATGTCATGTTTTCTTGCTAAGAAGAATTTATTGGTGGGTTCACCAGGCTCAATTCTGTTTTGATCATCCTCCTCTTCTGAGGAGAGGATTTCATCATCATAACTTCTTCCTAGGGAATTAGTTGTCTCCTCAGACTCGTTTAAAAATTCCCACCAAAACTAACcgtacctagagagagagagagagcaccctaaattaaaaaaagaaatgctTTGCTAAATTTCAGGAGCTCCAAAAATGGAATTACGTAGTTGTTCATCGTTGCCTTGTATGATCATTTTCTCCATTTTCAGGTAAAGCAAACCCATTTTTCtccaaaaagttaaaaaagttCTCCTGTTTTGTTTCGCCTTCCGACCTCtcttatctttctttctttctcggGTTCCCATCTCCCTCAAATTGGGAACCTGAAAATCGATTCCTCAACTTCAAAATCATTTCCTCAGGTAAAGAAAAAACCTTTTCCCTCCTTCTCTTGCAACCTACGGTACCTAACCTAATTTTTATATCTTTCATCCTTCAGAATGGGTCTAAAGCTCTCAAGAGGTCCTGGAAAAGAGAAATCAGCTCTAGAACTAAGGCCTCACATTCTGACTTACCTAACCACAAATTCTTACCTACGTAACTTGGTGTCCAAGAAACGAAGACGGTTAACCATGGGTGGATATGATCTCGACATGTCTTACATCTCTGACAAATTGTTGGCTATGTCCTTTCCCGCTGAACGAATGAGAGCAGTTTATAGAAACCCTCTTTGGCAAGTCAAGTCCGTGCTTGATATGCGACATCATAATCACTACAAGGTCAATAAGACAATATAATCAAATCATTACCGTTTATATAAACAGATTAACCAAATCTTGTTTTGGTCAGGTCTACAACCTATGCATAGAAgaatgttatgatccagaaaACTTTTACGGCCGCGTGGAGAGATTCCCATTTGATGACAACCATGTCCCAACTCTTAAAATGATCCAACTCTTCTGCGAAAGTGTTCATTCTTGGCTCTCATTAGATCCCAAAAACATCGCAGTGGTGCACTGCATGGTATTCTACAAATTATAAAGATTCTATCACGTTATTTAACCATATCAGATCTCATCTAATGTAACTTTTGCAGGCAGGAAAAGGCAGAACAGGACTAATGGTGTCAGCATACCTTGTCTATGGTGGGATGTCAGCTGAGGAAGCTCTAGAGATGTACGCAAGCAGAAGAACCACAAACAATAATGGAGTAAGTCCTCTACGAATAGAGAAAGCTTCTCTTAATAAAGCAAACCATTAATCTCTTCCTTGACAGGTCTCGATACCAAGCCAGCGCCGTTATGTGAAATACTGGTCACATTTACTCTCGTTTTGTAAAAGAATTGGAAACAGGCCTCCCGAGGTTAAATTACCTCAAGAACATAGCAGAGAGTTGCTAAGAATTAGACTTTACGATACCGTCAATGTCGATTCCGTCTTCTTTGTGGTCTCAGAACTTCAGGAGGTAAAAGTAACTACAGGCTCTATCTCTGCTTGATGTATACATTTTGAATGCATTTTAGAGTCTGTTTCTGCTTAAAATGTTCATTTTGGATGCATTATAAACTTTGTTTCTGCTTGAGATATACATTTTGATGTAAAGCAGACTCTATTTTGTACGTCATTTATATATGCATTACAGACTCTGTTTCTGCATGATATATATAGGTTCTGATGCATTGTAGATTTGTATCATCTGTTTCTGCTTgatataaacatttaatttgATGCATCACAAACTCGGTTTCTTCTTGTTATACAGTCCAATGCTGATTCTGTTTCTGATGTTAGGTTTCCAATGAGATGTATCCACCTTCTGTAGAACTTTCAAGAGGTTGTTGTAGACAATTCAAGAAAGGCTACTGTAGAAGCTTGAGTCCGCGTTATTATATATCTCATTCCCATATGAACTGTGATTCCGAAGAAGATGAGGTGCTAAGAAATAGACAAGAACCGCGTCTTGTTGTTCAAATGGATACAGAGAGTTCCATCATCGACGAGAAAACATGCCTTGACTTCTACTTTGACAAACCTGTCAGGGtaagtaacaaaaataattctttCGGGCAGTGTTTGATAAGACCTTTGATAAGTATATGGTTCTTGGATAGGTGAGTGGAGACATACGCATCACATTCTATCAGAAAATGATTGGAAGCCGTCTCTTTTATACTTGCTTCAACACAGCCTTTATAACCAATGGCTTGCTTCAGGTAAACTTCTCCAAAGCATTTAAGACAGTTTCGttctccttgaacatgcttATCAGTCTCCGTTTTTATTTATGCAGTTTTCCATAGGAGAGCTAGATAAAGTTGGTGGTAATGGAAGATCAATATCTGGTCCTGACTTTAGCTTGGAGTTGCTTTTTACTCCAGCTAGTTCCAAATCAGGAAAGCTTCTTTCCCGAGAGGACCTTTGTCTCCCTTGAGGCCTCTGTTTTCAGCTCCTTCAAACCCGAGTTGTTGAAGCCAAAAAGAGTTATGAATACTCAGCTGATGCTACAAACACCTCCTCCATTGCTTACACCGGCATTTCTCCTGTACAAAAGCAGAGGCAAATGAGAAATCTTGAAACACTAGCAGCAAGTAGCTAATGCAAATGGCACATAACATAATAGTTTTCTCAacaatctttgtttttttgggtAGCAGGGACCGTAATTTTGGTAAATGATAGACATTAATGTAATATTGTTACTATCTTGCCATCCATTTTTCACTAGGATGGTCTGTTTCCAGTTTAATATTActgaataaatttatcatttccCCCACCAGATATTCTGACAAGAGTTATGGAAACGGTTTATACTATCGAATACAACTTAACTTTAAACTGTCTTCATCCTGTCTGTGAATTTAAACAGAAGGGAAAAGCATGAGAAGAGATCTATTTTTGGTCATGAATCTTGTTATTTGAAATCACCTCAAAAGATATGCCATTGTCGTAGAGTCTCTGCTGGATATCAGTTGAACCAAACACACTGATGGGTGTGTCGTTAATAGGTTatgttttaacccgattatgtGACTGCAAGTGCAAAGTGAAGTTgatgagatacaatgtggagaagAAAATGACATGGCCTTGGATCAAAATAATGGTTTCAAACGTTTATCTTTATCTAATGTTTTGTTTAGTGGAAGGGTTTAGTGGATGTGTTAGTTGCCCTTGCCCATGCATGTTTCCGTAGtagtttgtttgtttctttagttTGGTATTTAAGCATGAGTTGGAAAGAGAATGAACAAGAAGAAAATATTGTGGTaacttgttttattttatattatttgttctTTCACAAACTCTCTTAGGTTTGAGTAGGGACTTTAATTGGCAAAATCAAACTTGTGTTCTGAGGTAACAAAGgagttatttttttaacatgtgTATGACCTATACAATGAAGATGTGGTGGTGTGCTTCTGTGGAGATGTAAATAACCTCTTTGCTTGAtagatcaataaatttgaaatttcatcaaaaaaactaCTATCAAATacaattttacaattttgttttttttttgtgattttagaaAGAGgcaaaatacaattaaataatcTTCTGAAATTATGTTTTGcttaggattttagaaaaaatcaaattactatcaaataattatcaGTCACTATTTAAATCATTACTATCATTACTATTTTTACaacttgtttttaaaattaaataatctttaatattttttttaagaatttagaaaattaaaattactatCATATAATCTTAtacaaatatctatttatttaggaCTTCATAAATTACTATGAAATGACTATATCTAAttacaattaaataattttaactatattatttttatttagtttttcttaatgtcattactatttttacaattcgtttttttaattaaataatttaaatatttttttatgtgttagaaaaaggaaaaaactactatcaaatattctgttataatttcttttgcttAAGGTATTAGAAagcaaaaattaaaatcacatAATCTTGTACAAATATCTTTTTAGGatacataatttaataaaatatttataattagtttttaacACATGTTACAATTTCATGTTTCTATTGACATGTATCACAAACATGTTAATTAGCTATTTTGAAGAACAagactttatataataagatctcttatttaggattttataaaaataaaattactatcaGATGACTATATTTAATGACTAATAAAGTATTTgaaatttactattttatttgattttattaatgtaaatactattttacaattcgtttttgttaattaaataattttaatatattttgtttatattttagaaaaaaggCAAACTACTATCAAATactcttttataatttttttggtttaatattttagaaaaggaaaattacaatCATATAATCTTGTACAATCATCTTTTATTTTAAGTgacatgttaaaaaaattataaaataagatCCGTATACATTTTTAGAGCATTTTTTCTGGGATTAGCCAGCTTCTGTAATAAGACCaagatttatataataagatcaaTATACATTTTTGGAGCATTTTCTCCGGGGTTAGCCAGTTTCTGTAATGTTAAAGCAAGATGTGTTCAAGGAAAATTAAATCTGGAAAAATATCACCAGGTTTGTTTATCATGTAGTTAACGGGATGCTAAGCATGAGTATGAATTTGATAAGCTTTGTGTTGATTAGCCTAATGCATGAGTATTGTAATTACCCTACGtggtttttttgataaaagtacCCTACGTGGTTTGTAATGTTTATAAGCTTGTAGCTGTGTTGGCAGCATAATAGTCTTATAAGTTTAGTTTCAATCGTGACAATTTATACAAACTTCTTTTATGGTAAATGATCATACAAGTTTAATTTCAACCAGGACATTTTTCCAAAACATCAAATGTAAAAGACCTTACAGCCAAATTGCTCGAGGTGCGCAAAAGTTtcttaacatttacaccaaaaaaaaaattgcttgaGCTGCGCAAAAGTTtcaatcaaatatatatgttcTTGTACTGTTAGTAATGTATGTAGTggtaataaaatttattgatattataaattttgatctCCAATAAAAAATGCATAAAGAGTATACATTTCTTTCCTGCTGctgaatttatataaactaaagtTCCTTTTGACTGAAGAAGACCCCTTTAAAGTAATGAACCTGAGCAACAATTACATTGTAAAACTTAAATAAGCTTTAGTATCCAACCCCACCTTCTGGTATAAGATATAAAAACTTTTTGAGAGCGGTTGTTCTGTACATTAGAAGATTCAAAGGCCAGTGATGATTTTCATTATGAgaactctgttttttttgttaagacaTCTGAACAACTTGGGAAAGATTAGCTAACTAATCTACCTtaattatttcttcttttttttaacctaTTGGTTAGGCCTTTTCTAAAACTTAACAGATTTGATTGATCTCTCTGTCAGACAGGtgacaaagtaaaaaaaaatggaggagGTGACAGAGCTAAATATGTctttttcactttctctctctctctttgtgcGGTTGTGTTTTTGCAGCTTCCCTTACCTCTCTTTCAGAAGAAgactcaaccaaaaaaaaagtttccttttccttttaataattttgtcatgtgattttttttcttttctctttccctcctttttttaatctttgttctttgttcttCTGTCTGCAATCCCATTTCATCTTTTTTGGCCTCATGAGGGGTTGAACAATTAATCTCTAAAAATGGGTTGCATCAGCTCCAAGAACGTCTCATACTTAGGGGACCAGAGTGCCTCACCGGTCCAAGACAGGGAAAACACCCCTGGACCGGACTTCTCCTCCACGAACCAGCACCATCGAGTCTTTGTTGATCATTCATTGGAGGCGAGTCAGAATATTAACAGACGGTCAAGGAAATCGAAAAGATTGGGCGGTTCTGATTCAAGGGTTTGTAAGAGCCTGCTTTCCGGGCTGTCTCATAGGAACATAGAAGCTGAGCATGCGGCTGCTGGTTGGCCATCTTGGCTTTGTGAGGTTGCCTCTGAGGCTGTTCATGGGTGGGTTCCTCTTAAGGCAGAGGCGTTCCAGAAGTTGGAGAAGGTTAACATTATGTTTCTTGTGATGGAAGGTACCACTAAAACATTTATGAAAAAAGattttgatgaattttttttttttgggttgtaGATTGGACAAGGAACATATAGTAGTGTTTTTCGAGCACGGGAAGTAGAAACCGGGAAAATGGTGGCTTTGAAGAAGGTAAAGTTTGATAATCTTCAACCAGAGAGCATTAGGTTTATGGCAAGAGAGATTTTGATTCTACGCAAACTCAATCATCCCAACATCATGAAACTTGAGGGTATTATCACGTCTCGTGCGTCGAGCAGCATTTATCTTGTTTTCGAGTATATGGAACATGATCTTGCCGGTTTGTCCTCAAATCCGGACATCAGATTCACCGAGTCACAGGTACTAAATCTGAAATATGTGGAAGCCAATAAATTTTGTGTCTTTTTTCTCTGACATTATATATAGCTTAATTTTGAGATTCTTTCTTTTTGATTCTTGTATACAAGATCAAATGTTACATGCAGCAACTACTTTGGGGACTAGAGCATTGTCATATGCGAGGCGTCATACATAGAGACATTAAGGCATCAAACATTTTGGTCAATAACAAAGGAGTTTTAAAACTTGGAGACTTTGGGCTAGCAAATGTGGTCACAGCTAAGAACAAACACCAATTGACAAGCCGTGTGGTGACTTTATGGTATAGAGCTCCTGAGCTTCTTATGGGATCTACTAGTTATGGAGTATCAATCGATTTATGGAGTGTAGGATGTGTTTTTGCTGAAATCCTCATGGGAAAACCAATCCTAAAAGGCAGAACCGAGGTAATATTACAAATATCTTGCACATGAAAACGATGCttctgtgtttcaaaaaaaaagaaaacgatgcttctaaaataatttgttttattgctgatttttttctttaaactatgtttttggttttgtagATTGAACAATTACATAAAATCTACAAGCTTTGTGGATCTCCACCGGATAGTTTCTGGAAAAAAACTAGGCTTCCGCATGCAACTTCCTTCAGGCCTCAACATACTTATGAAGCCACACTTAGAGAACGATGCAAAGAGTTATCAACAACTGGTGTTCTTCTATTAGAAACTTTACTCTCTATGGAAGCATATAAGCGTGGGACTGCTTCATCTGCACTTAACTCTGAGGTGAAGAAGATTTTCAGTTTCCCGTTGCTCCTTTTCTTTCTacctctcaatttttttttttctggtttccTTTTGACTCTTAGTATTTCTTGACGAGGCCTTATGCGTGTGATCCTTCTTCATTGCCTAAATATCCACCAAACAAAGAGATGGATGCTAAAAATCGCGACGACATGCGCAGGTCAGAGTTGTTCTCTTTACTTGTATCCATTTTGTTTCAAAGTAAAATATTAAAGCCAAAATACCTACATTGGAGGACTCTGGTCTTGTTTTAGGAAATAGTATGTTTTaagactataaataaatatgttttttcagGAAAAGAGCAAACCTCAAGCTTAGAGAATCTGGAGTTGGCAGGAAACACAAAAGACCACATGGAGAAGAACAAGATCCAAAGAGTTACGCTAAGCTGCCAATAAGACAGGTTTTGACTGTTTCACTATATCTAAAACTCCTCTTTCAGCTTAGTTTCTTAAGTCTCAAGTAAGCGGTTTGCCTTGCAGGACACGTTTGAGgataaaaacataacaaatgAGGGTCCTCGAGCCACTACAACAACACATGGAAATTACTACAAACTCTCTGACCTCCCAATGACGACAGGACCGGCCAGTGGCTTTTCGTGGGCTGTGAAAAGACGAAAAGATCCTGATAATATCTCCACTCTTACCTACTATCAACCAAGCTCAAGGAGCCAATTGAGCGAAACAAGTGCCGCTTTTGCCAAGAACACTTTTGGTTTGAACCTCAAACCCGAAAATGAATCAGCTTACGAGATTCAGGGAGACAACGATGATCAGATTATGGAGGAGTTACCCAGTGAGGACAAGCTAAGCCGTACTGGTAAACGACACGGATCACTTGATGGGTCTGGTTTGGATTTCAGCCAAAGAGGGGAGGACTCTCCATTAAAGAAGAACTTAGTAAGTAATCTTGTGATCATATATGCAATtctatgtataaaaaaaaaatatgtgtgtGAATTTAAATGCttgtgattgttgttgttgctacAGGAGCATCTACAGTTCGGAAAACAGAGCATATCAGGACCGCTGATATTTAAATCAGGCAAGATCGACGAAATTTTGCAAAGGAACGAAAGTAATATCCGGCAAGCGGTCCGAAAATCCCACATCAAATTgggtaaataaattaataactcaagaataaaccaaaaataacctGATGGTTTTGTAATTTATGAAaccacttctttttttttcctctctttGGCAGAACAAGATGACAGATAAACCGGAAACTCAGAATTATCGAGAAGCAAAATTCCAC comes from the Brassica napus cultivar Da-Ae chromosome A7, Da-Ae, whole genome shotgun sequence genome and includes:
- the LOC106355458 gene encoding phosphatidylinositol 3,4,5-trisphosphate 3-phosphatase and protein-tyrosine-phosphatase PTEN1-like, whose translation is MGLKLSRGPGKEKSALELRPHILTYLTTNSYLRNLVSKKRRRLTMGGYDLDMSYISDKLLAMSFPAERMRAVYRNPLWQVKSVLDMRHHNHYKVYNLCIEECYDPENFYGRVERFPFDDNHVPTLKMIQLFCESVHSWLSLDPKNIAVVHCMAGKGRTGLMVSAYLVYGGMSAEEALEMYASRRTTNNNGVSIPSQRRYVKYWSHLLSFCKRIGNRPPEVKLPQEHSRELLRIRLYDTVNVDSVFFVVSELQEVSNEMYPPSVELSRGCCRQFKKGYCRSLSPRYYISHSHMNCDSEEDEVLRNRQEPRLVVQMDTESSIIDEKTCLDFYFDKPVRVSGDIRITFYQKMIGSRLFYTCFNTAFITNGLLQFSIGELDKVGGNGRSISGPDFSLELLFTPASSKSGKLLSREDLCLP
- the LOC106352664 gene encoding cyclin-dependent kinase C-2 C, coding for MGCISSKNVSYLGDQSASPVQDRENTPGPDFSSTNQHHRVFVDHSLEASQNINRRSRKSKRLGGSDSRVCKSLLSGLSHRNIEAEHAAAGWPSWLCEVASEAVHGWVPLKAEAFQKLEKIGQGTYSSVFRAREVETGKMVALKKVKFDNLQPESIRFMAREILILRKLNHPNIMKLEGIITSRASSSIYLVFEYMEHDLAGLSSNPDIRFTESQIKCYMQQLLWGLEHCHMRGVIHRDIKASNILVNNKGVLKLGDFGLANVVTAKNKHQLTSRVVTLWYRAPELLMGSTSYGVSIDLWSVGCVFAEILMGKPILKGRTEIEQLHKIYKLCGSPPDSFWKKTRLPHATSFRPQHTYEATLRERCKELSTTGVLLLETLLSMEAYKRGTASSALNSEYFLTRPYACDPSSLPKYPPNKEMDAKNRDDMRRKRANLKLRESGVGRKHKRPHGEEQDPKSYAKLPIRQDTFEDKNITNEGPRATTTTHGNYYKLSDLPMTTGPASGFSWAVKRRKDPDNISTLTYYQPSSRSQLSETSAAFAKNTFGLNLKPENESAYEIQGDNDDQIMEELPSEDKLSRTGKRHGSLDGSGLDFSQRGEDSPLKKNLEHLQFGKQSISGPLIFKSGKIDEILQRNESNIRQAVRKSHIKLEQDDR